In one window of Henckelia pumila isolate YLH828 chromosome 1, ASM3356847v2, whole genome shotgun sequence DNA:
- the LOC140869642 gene encoding uncharacterized protein, whose translation MTPRRPDKEPREGSSKGVINMISGGYTDGDSNRAQKSWSKREILGIEARRLDPSPIITFGPGELEGVCLPHNDALLIWARVANYDMRRVFVDSGSSVNVIFQEAFEQMDLQGCEIHPVKTSLYGFAGHTVRPSGEVWLPITLGSCDIKKTITTLFTVVEAPSSYNIILGRPALNAFMAVASAYHQRIKFPVGNQVGEVKGDQHSSRRCYADTIQVDNKRARGTERKDDLQQEEVCAVEELK comes from the coding sequence ATGACACCTCGAAGGCCAGACAAAGAACCCCGAGAGGGATCTTCTAAAGGGGTGATCAACATGATTTCGGGAGGTTACACTGATGGGGACTCTAATAGGGCTCAAAAATCTTGGAGTAAAAGAGAAATCCTGGGAATCGAGGCCCGGAGGTTGGACCCCAGCCCAATCATTACATTTGGACCGGGGGAATTGGAAGGAGTGTGTCTGCCTCACAACGACGCTTTACTTATCTGGGCTCGAGTTGCTAACTATGACATGAGAAGGGTGTTTGTGGATTCGGGGAGTTCTGTGAATGTCATCTTCCAAGAAGCATTCGAGCAAATGGACTTACAAGGGTGTGAGATCCATCCCGTGAAAACATCTCTGTATGGGTTCGCAGGACATACTGTTCGGCCCAGTGGAGAAGTATGGCTACCAATCACCCTGGGATCATGTGATATAAAGAAGACTATCACGACCCTCTTTACCGTGGTGGAGGCCCCATCTTCCTACAATATCATCCTAGGAAGACCGGCCCTGAATGCTTTTATGGCTGTCGCTTCTGCATATCACCAGAGGATCAAATTCCCGGTGGGAAATCAAGTGGGTGAAGTAAAGGGAGATCAACATTCCTCTCGGCGGTGTTATGCGGACACCATCCAGGTGGACAATAAGAGGGCCCGAGGGACGGAGAGAAAGGACGATCTTCAGCAGGAGGAGGTATGCGCAGTGGAAGAGTTAAAATAG